A genomic segment from Maniola jurtina chromosome 16, ilManJurt1.1, whole genome shotgun sequence encodes:
- the LOC123873362 gene encoding uncharacterized protein LOC123873362: MAKQRFLNLEKRFRRNPQIKEQYVEFIREYAALGHLEVLPITKPPELSYFLCHHAVFKETSESTKIRVVYDGSAPTPSGYALNDILMVGPNIQDSLFAILIRARQYKFLLTADIEKMYRQIALHDDNQNLQLILWREHESEPIKILRLKTVTYGLASSSFLSTRCLWQLGHECTDKSIETIIKNDFYVDDLITGANTEDELTHIQNSVSNTLKSGCFNLRKYRSNSKSILNAINPEEKLSISSSTSTLGLGWTPGNDKLQISFQIPDKSSKVTKRLILSFTFKIFDPLGLISPCVILPKMLLQSLWLQKIDWDDPVPRDIQHAWDEFSNTLPSLANFEVPRNVLCDNPTTIELHSFSDASQGAYGTCIYIRSINNEGISVRLLCSKSKVSPMKPTTIPRLELCGALLAAKLSKTVVESLRCSVSRQVHWCDSTVVLGWLNTNCRKLKTFVANRVVEISETTDISSWRYVPTALNPADYISRGVTPMDIVSRQMWWHGPEFLQNPESKWPVLPSQRVEENLPETKSLSAAIVDIPDSIIEFERYSKLSKLQRTFAYIKRFIHNLRHKTNKLTGSLSLEELNDAFSNLCAIAQEQSFPKEFKLLASGKPISNNSNIISLTPFFDKDAKLIRVGGRINNSNYDFNKKHPILLHSSHHLTKLIFEQYHLRHMHAGPQLLLASIRESLWPVNGRRLARNTFHNCVTCKRHQGKAIYPIMGNLPIQRITPDFPFKTVGIDFAGPFYISNKKGRGSRVIKAYLCLFVCLRFKCLHLEAVSDLTKEGFLQALRRFSSRRGKPAEIFCDNAGNFVAAAKEIGNFLKANKQTIIDSATEEQIKFVFSPTYSPHFGGIFEAGVKSAKYHIRRVMGNTHLNFEELGTLFTQVEAILNSRPLCPLTSNPTDYLSLTPGHFLIGRPLTSLPSPSLQDYNPNRLRRYERLEQIRQHFWQRWQKEYIAELQQRSKWRTNSAKLKEGDLVLLIEDNLPPLCWKLGRVSRLFPGSDGVSRVAEVTTSKGTFRRPYVKLCPLLTCEDPES; this comes from the coding sequence ATGGCTAAGCAGCGATTTCTAAATTTAGAAAAGCGTTTTAGGAGAAATCCGCAGATCAAAGAACAATACGTCGAATTTATTCGCGAATATGCTGCGCTTGGTCATTTAGAAGTTCTTCCTATAACTAAACCACCTGAACTATCCTATTTTTTGTGTCATCATGCTGTATTCAAAGAGACAAGCGAGTCGACGAAAATTAGAGTCGTCTATGACGGATCTGCCCCTACCCCTTCAGGCTACGCACTCAATGACATTCTGATGGTGGGGCCAAATATCCAGGATTCACTCTTTGCAATTCTAATTCGAGCCAGacaatataaatttttactaaCAGCTGACATCGAAAAAATGTATCGGCAAATTGCATTACATGACGATAATCAAAATCTCCAATTAATTTTATGGCGAGAACATGAATCGGAACCAATTAAAATATTGCGTCTAAAAACCGTAACGTACGGTCTAGCAAGTTCAAGTTTCTTAAGCACACGTTGTCTTTGGCAATTAGGACACGAGTGTACAGACAAATCAATcgaaacaataattaaaaatgatttctATGTCGATGATCTCATTACCGGAGCTAACACCGAGGATGAACTGACACACATTCAAAATTCGGTATCCAATACTCTTAAGTCTGGATGCTTCAACCTTCGGAAATATCGATCCAATTCTAAATCAATTTTGAATGCCATAAATCCAGAAGAAAAATTAAGCATTAGCTCCTCCACTTCCACTTTAGGACTTGGGTGGACTCCGGGGAATGACAAACTTCAGATATCATTCCAGATCCCTGACAAATCATCAAAGGTAACCAAACGTTTAATCTTGTCATTtacattcaaaatttttgatcCATTGGGTTTGATAAGTCCATGTGTCATTTTACCTAAAATGCTATTGCAGTCTCTATGGCTTCAAAAAATTGATTGGGACGATCCCGTACCCAGAGACATACAACATGCTTGGGATGAATTTTCCAATACATTGCCAAGTCTTGCAAATTTCGAAGTTCCTCGAAACGTACTTTGTGACAATCCTACAACAATAGAACTTCATTCATTCAGCGATGCTTCACAAGGTGCGTACGGGACTTGCATTTACATACGATCCATCAACAATGAAGGTATCAGCGTAAGATTATTATGCTCTAAATCTAAAGTATCTCCAATGAAACCAACTACAATACCTCGTTTAGAGCTCTGTGGAGCTCTCCTGGCGGCTAAATTATCCAAAACCGTCGTTGAATCTCTTCGATGCTCGGTTTCGCGTCAGGTGCACTGGTGTGACTCCACAGTGGTTCTTGGATGGCTTAATACTAACTGtcgaaaattaaaaacatttgtgGCGAATAGGGTCGTGGAGATATCCGAAACAACAGATATATCTTCATGGCGCTACGTGCCCACTGCACTTAATCCTGCAGACTATATTTCTAGGGGCGTTACTCCTATGGATATAGTATCTAGGCAGATGTGGTGGCATGGTCCCGAGTTCTTACAAAACCCAGAATCAAAATGGCCTGTTCTTCCATCGCAACGCGTTGAGGAGAACTTACCAGAAACTAAAAGCCTTTCAGCTGCGATAGTAGACATTCCAGATTCTATTATAGAATTTGAACGTTActcaaaattatcaaaattacaGAGAACTTTTGCATACATAAAACGGTTTATTCATAATCTACGacacaaaacaaacaaactcacaGGCAGTTTATCCTTAGAAGAATTAAATGATGCATTTTCAAATCTTTGTGCCATAGCTCAAGAACAATCTTTTCCAAAGGAATTTAAATTATTAGCAAGTGGAAAGCCAATtagcaataattctaatattatatcattgacACCTTTCTTTGATAAGGATGCTAAATTAATACGAGTTGGTGGCAGAATTAACAATTCTAACTATGATTTCAACAAAAAACATCCTATTTTGCTACACTCAAGTCATCATCTTACTAAATTAATTTTCGAACAATACCACCTTCGTCATATGCATGCTGGACCACAGCTATTGCTTGCATCTATCCGTGAATCATTATGGCCAGTTAACGGCAGACGCCTTGCTAGAAACACATTTCATAACTGCGTAACATGCAAGCGCCATCAAGGGAAAGCAATCTATCCCATAATGGGTAACTTACCCATCCAAAGAATTACACCTGACTTTCCATTCAAAACTGTGGGAATAGACTTTGCTGGTCCATTCTATATCTCTAACAAGAAGGGTCGTGGGTCCAGAGTCATTAAGGCATATTTGTGTTTATTTGTATGCCTAAGATTCAAATGTTTACATTTAGAAGCTGTCAGTGACCTAACCAAAGAAGGTTTTTTACAAGCGCTACGCCGATTTTCGTCTAGACGTGGAAAACCTGCGGAAATTTTTTGCGATAACGCGGGAAATTTTGTCGCGGCAGCTAaggaaataggcaactttttaaagGCCAATAAACAAACTATCATTGACTCTGCAACTGAAGAACAAATTAAATTCGTATTCTCACCCACGTATAGTCCCCACTTTGGTGGCATTTTTGAGGCTGGTGTCAAATCCGCTAAATACCACATCCGTCGCGTCATGGGTAACACCCATCTAAATTTTGAAGAATTAGGAACATTATTCACTCAAGTCGAGGCTATTTTAAATAGTAGACCTTTATGTCCCCTGACATCCAATCCTACCGACTACCTCTCCTTAACTCCGGGGCACTTTCTGATAGGGCGTCCACTTACTTCGTTGCCATCACCTTCGCTACAAGATTACAATCCAAATCGCCTTCGACGCTATGAAAGACTCGAACAAATTCGCCAGCACTTTTGGCAGCGATGGCAAAAGGAATACATCGCAGAACTTCAGCAGCGATCAAAATGGAGAACGAATTCAGCAAAACTAAAAGAAGGAGATCTAGTACTTCTAATAGAGGACAACTTACCTCCACTATGCTGGAAGCTTGGAAGAGTTTCCCGATTATTTCCCGGATCAGATGGAGTATCACGCGTCGCTGAAGTAACTACATCCAAAGGCACCTTCAGAAGACCATACGTAAAACTTTGCCCACTACTTACCTGTGAAGATCCAGAAAGTTGA
- the LOC123873381 gene encoding thioredoxin, mitochondrial: MSGAILTQGLRSPMRRLAGLRQAKSISKSVVHNETILVKNNNEFINKVMNNDKPVIVNFHAEWCEPCKILTPKLKELIEPLHNLDLAVVDVEDNAELVHAFEVKAVPAVIAIKNGLIVDKFIGLVDADMINNLIDRMSGKKKEDA, encoded by the exons ATGAGTGGTGCCATATTAACTCAAGGGCTCAGATCGCCGATGCGGCGGCTGGCCGGCCTGCGCCAAGCCAAATCCATATCCAAGTCCGTAGTGCACAATGAAACCATACTAGTGAAGAACAACaatgaatttattaataaa GTAATGAATAACGACAAGCCGGTAATCGTCAACTTCCATGCGGAATGGTGTGAGCCGTGCAAGATCCTGACTCCCAAGCTCAAGGAGCTGATCGAGCCGCTCCACAACCTCGACCTGGCCGTGGTGGACGTGGAGGACAACGCTGAACTTGTGCATGCATTTGAG GTAAAAGCAGTGCCAGCGGTGATAGCGATCAAGAACGGTCTAATAGTCGATAAATTCATTGGCCTCGTCGATGCGGACATGATCAATAACCTCATCGACCGGATGTCCGGCAAGAAGAAGGAGGACGCGTGA